A genomic window from Brevibacillus agri includes:
- the argH gene encoding argininosuccinate lyase: MKLWGGRFTKPTNQLVEEYTASISFDQKMWRQDIVGSLAHVAMLGKCGILPMEEVRQIIAGLKKVKDKIERGQAEFLVAHEDVHMNIEKMLIEEIGPVGGKLHTGRSRNDQVALDMHLYLREKLMEIIQLAMYLQEALLEQASQHLDTVMPGYTHLQRAQPVLFGYHLMAYVSMLQRDIERMTETWKRVNVLPLGAGALAGTTFPIDRTFVAEMLQFDGIYQNSMDAVSDRDFIVEFLADASLLMTHLSRLCEELVIWSSQEFSFVELDDAFCTGSSIMPQKKNPDVAELVRGKTGRVYGNLFGLLTVLKGLPLAYNKDMQEDKEGMFDTVATIHGALALLTPMIKTMQVRTERMRQAVTNDFSNATDLADYLVRKNMPFRQAHEVVGRTVLYCIEQQKYLLDLTLEEFQSFSGVIGADVYDALAVETVVNARNVLGGTARNQVEAQIAWYQEKWKETQVWVDKNSQKVMIESLIDVGSPA, encoded by the coding sequence ATGAAACTGTGGGGAGGACGCTTCACGAAGCCGACGAATCAGCTCGTAGAAGAATATACAGCTTCTATCTCTTTTGACCAGAAGATGTGGCGGCAGGACATCGTCGGCAGCCTGGCTCATGTTGCCATGCTGGGCAAGTGCGGCATCCTGCCGATGGAGGAAGTACGTCAAATCATCGCGGGCTTGAAAAAAGTCAAAGACAAAATCGAGCGCGGGCAAGCGGAGTTTTTGGTTGCTCACGAAGATGTTCATATGAATATCGAAAAAATGCTGATTGAAGAGATCGGTCCGGTGGGGGGCAAGCTTCACACCGGACGGAGCCGCAACGACCAGGTCGCACTCGATATGCACCTGTACTTGAGAGAAAAGCTGATGGAGATCATCCAGTTGGCCATGTATTTGCAGGAAGCGCTGCTTGAGCAGGCCAGTCAGCATCTCGATACGGTCATGCCTGGCTATACGCATCTGCAGCGTGCGCAGCCGGTTTTGTTCGGCTACCACCTGATGGCGTATGTCTCCATGCTGCAGCGCGATATCGAGCGGATGACAGAAACGTGGAAACGGGTGAATGTGCTGCCGCTTGGCGCTGGTGCGCTGGCGGGCACGACCTTCCCGATCGACCGGACGTTTGTCGCGGAGATGCTGCAATTCGACGGCATTTATCAAAACAGCATGGACGCGGTGAGCGATCGCGATTTCATCGTGGAGTTTTTGGCGGACGCTTCCTTGCTGATGACGCATTTGTCCCGTCTGTGTGAGGAACTGGTCATCTGGAGCAGCCAGGAGTTTTCTTTTGTAGAACTGGACGATGCGTTCTGCACAGGCTCCAGCATCATGCCGCAAAAGAAAAATCCGGACGTCGCCGAGCTGGTGCGCGGAAAAACGGGCCGTGTCTACGGCAACCTGTTCGGTCTTTTGACAGTGCTCAAAGGCTTGCCGCTCGCGTACAACAAGGACATGCAGGAAGACAAGGAAGGCATGTTCGATACGGTGGCGACGATCCACGGCGCTCTCGCTTTGCTGACGCCGATGATTAAGACGATGCAGGTGCGGACGGAGCGCATGCGCCAGGCTGTCACCAACGATTTTTCCAATGCGACCGATTTGGCGGACTACCTGGTGCGCAAAAACATGCCGTTCCGCCAGGCTCACGAGGTCGTCGGCAGAACTGTTCTGTACTGCATTGAGCAGCAAAAATATTTGCTGGATTTGACGCTGGAGGAGTTCCAAAGCTTCTCGGGAGTCATCGGGGCAGATGTGTACGACGCGCTGGCAGTGGAAACCGTCGTGAACGCCCGCAACGTGCTGGGCGGAACCGCGCGCAATCAGGTCGAAGCCCAAATTGCCTGGTATCAGGAAAAATGGAAAGAGACACAAGTCTGGGTCGATAAAAACAGCCAGAAAGTGATGATCGAGTCGCTGATTGATGTAGGATCGCCAGCGTAA
- the ftsX gene encoding permease-like cell division protein FtsX yields the protein MKIRTLGRHVREGVKNLGRNGWMSFASVSAVTITLFILGVFLILAMNVNYFAKSVEKQVEIRVFMADLTPKEDLQKFEQSVRNMPTVESVEFISKDEGLKQFKESMGDKAYLFDGLEKGNPLPDSFVVKTKLPQDTPAVANQIKQMKSVRSLNYGEGTVEKLFAATDTVRNVGIGFIVGLGFTAMFLIANTIKLTIVARRREIEIMKLVGATNWFIRWPFFVEGLLMGVSGALIPIIMLTVGYYYLLDAINTSFEASQLFKLLPLYPLVYQVALALLAIGAFIGIWGSLVSVRRFLRV from the coding sequence ATGAAGATTAGAACGCTGGGACGCCATGTCCGTGAAGGGGTCAAAAACCTCGGCCGGAACGGCTGGATGTCGTTCGCGTCGGTCAGTGCCGTTACGATCACCCTTTTCATTTTGGGCGTGTTCCTCATCTTGGCAATGAACGTCAACTACTTTGCCAAATCAGTCGAAAAACAAGTGGAAATCAGAGTCTTCATGGCGGACCTTACCCCCAAGGAAGACTTGCAAAAATTCGAACAGAGCGTGCGCAACATGCCGACGGTGGAGTCCGTCGAGTTCATTTCCAAGGACGAAGGCTTGAAGCAGTTCAAGGAAAGCATGGGCGACAAGGCGTACCTTTTTGACGGCTTGGAAAAGGGAAATCCGCTTCCCGATTCTTTTGTGGTCAAGACGAAGCTGCCGCAAGATACGCCGGCAGTCGCCAATCAAATCAAGCAAATGAAATCGGTCAGAAGCTTGAACTACGGGGAGGGGACGGTTGAAAAGCTGTTCGCTGCCACTGACACTGTGCGAAACGTCGGGATCGGCTTCATCGTCGGCCTGGGCTTTACCGCCATGTTTTTGATTGCCAACACGATCAAGCTGACGATTGTCGCGAGACGCCGAGAGATCGAGATCATGAAGCTGGTTGGCGCGACAAACTGGTTTATCCGCTGGCCGTTTTTTGTAGAAGGACTGCTGATGGGAGTGTCCGGGGCGCTGATCCCGATCATCATGCTGACAGTTGGCTACTACTACCTGCTGGATGCTATCAATACCAGCTTCGAAGCTTCCCAACTGTTCAAACTGTTGCCATTGTACCCATTGGTATATCAGGTAGCCCTCGCTTTGCTGGCGATTGGCGCGTTTATCGGAATCTGGGGAAGCTTGGTGTCTGTGCGCCGCTTCTTGCGAGTTTAA
- a CDS encoding GerAB/ArcD/ProY family transporter → MLENYKISPRQFMMLVTLVTIGDSVLVLPAIAAELAKQDAWISVTVGLLIGLGNVLLMIAVGKCYPNESFFSFIDNMFGRVLGTVITLSFVWYTFFSAAAHVLETGDFVGTYLLNDTPSIAIQLLLVSLIMFGVRLGLQTVADSAQIYFYGFFCFFVLLMLCLIPQADVARLQPVLENGWKPVLAGAIPSIAFPFSELVIFLAILPYVSPIQRRMRYFLKGAFLGGLVLVLVILMCILVLGADMTARHGYPSYVLAKQMKIGLFIQRLEAILAVVWFIAVNVKIMIYSVFFQLGLRHVFRIREMSVLTLPYMVMLLVMANIFTPNMVVYVHIISQYWPFYDFTYSIALLLLLLIVHKLRSKYGDRKRRQS, encoded by the coding sequence ATGCTAGAGAATTACAAAATCAGTCCCCGACAATTTATGATGCTGGTTACCCTTGTCACGATTGGCGATTCCGTGCTCGTCCTGCCCGCCATTGCGGCGGAGCTCGCCAAACAGGACGCCTGGATTTCGGTGACGGTCGGGCTGCTGATCGGACTGGGCAATGTTCTTTTGATGATCGCAGTAGGCAAGTGCTATCCGAATGAAAGCTTCTTTTCTTTTATAGATAACATGTTTGGGCGAGTGTTGGGCACGGTGATTACACTTTCCTTTGTTTGGTACACATTTTTTTCGGCTGCGGCACACGTCCTGGAGACGGGCGATTTTGTCGGGACGTATTTGTTGAATGACACGCCGAGCATAGCCATTCAACTGCTGCTCGTCAGTCTCATCATGTTCGGAGTGCGCCTGGGGCTGCAAACTGTCGCTGATTCCGCGCAAATTTACTTTTACGGGTTCTTTTGCTTTTTCGTGCTGCTGATGCTTTGTCTGATTCCCCAGGCAGACGTAGCCAGACTGCAGCCGGTGCTGGAAAATGGCTGGAAGCCTGTTTTGGCAGGCGCGATTCCGTCCATTGCTTTTCCGTTTTCGGAGCTGGTTATTTTTTTGGCGATCTTGCCGTACGTATCCCCGATTCAGAGGCGAATGCGGTATTTTTTGAAAGGCGCATTTTTAGGCGGGCTTGTGCTCGTACTCGTCATTTTAATGTGCATTCTCGTCCTAGGGGCAGACATGACAGCAAGACACGGGTACCCTTCGTATGTGCTCGCCAAGCAAATGAAGATCGGGCTGTTCATCCAACGGCTGGAAGCGATTTTGGCCGTAGTCTGGTTCATCGCTGTCAACGTCAAGATCATGATTTACAGCGTGTTTTTTCAACTGGGGCTGCGGCATGTGTTTCGGATTCGGGAAATGTCTGTACTGACCTTGCCGTACATGGTGATGTTGCTGGTGATGGCGAACATTTTCACGCCGAACATGGTCGTGTACGTGCACATCATCTCGCAGTACTGGCCGTTTTACGATTTTACCTACTCGATTGCCCTGTTGCTTTTGCTCCTGATCGTTCACAAGTTGAGAAGCAAGTATGGTGATCGGAAAAGACGACAATCCTGA
- a CDS encoding iron-containing alcohol dehydrogenase produces the protein MENFVYYNPTQLIFGRGQLAQLEEKAKQLGNTVLLVYGGGSIKRSGLYDKVTALLQAAGCRVLELPGVEPNPRLSTVKKGIDLCRTEGVDWILAVGGGSVIDAAKAVAVGVPYEGDVWDFYSRKAVAEKALPLGTVLTLAATGSEMNRGSVVTNWETKEKHGAGTTFPTFSILDPENTFSVPRDQTIYGISDILSHVFEQYFTHTTEIPLQTRFAESIMKTVIENAERVLENPHDYDARANILYCGTMALNGTLPVGVTTDWATHSIEHAVSAVYDIPHGGGLAIIFPKWMRYVYRENVARFVRFAVEVWNVDPAGKTDEEVALEGIAATEAFFARIGAPTRLADYEITDEHLELMAEKATPFGPIGQFKTLTKEDVREILRMAL, from the coding sequence ATGGAAAACTTCGTGTACTACAACCCGACACAACTTATTTTCGGCCGGGGACAGTTGGCCCAACTGGAGGAAAAAGCCAAGCAGCTCGGCAACACGGTATTGCTTGTGTACGGCGGCGGCAGCATCAAGCGCTCCGGTCTTTACGACAAGGTCACAGCGCTTCTGCAAGCTGCGGGCTGCCGCGTATTGGAGTTGCCTGGCGTCGAGCCGAACCCTCGTCTTAGCACGGTGAAAAAAGGGATTGATCTGTGCCGGACAGAAGGGGTCGACTGGATTCTCGCCGTTGGCGGCGGAAGCGTGATTGACGCGGCCAAGGCAGTAGCTGTCGGCGTCCCCTACGAAGGGGATGTGTGGGATTTTTACTCGCGCAAAGCAGTGGCCGAAAAAGCCTTGCCGCTCGGCACCGTTCTGACGCTGGCCGCAACAGGCTCGGAAATGAACAGAGGCAGCGTCGTTACGAACTGGGAAACAAAAGAAAAGCACGGGGCTGGCACCACCTTCCCGACCTTCTCCATCCTCGATCCGGAAAATACGTTCAGCGTCCCGCGCGATCAGACGATCTACGGAATCAGCGATATTTTGTCGCACGTTTTCGAACAGTATTTCACGCATACAACCGAGATTCCGCTCCAGACGCGCTTCGCCGAGTCGATCATGAAAACCGTCATTGAAAACGCCGAGCGCGTCCTGGAAAACCCGCACGACTACGATGCCCGCGCCAACATCCTGTACTGCGGAACGATGGCGCTCAACGGCACGCTGCCTGTCGGCGTGACAACTGACTGGGCTACCCACTCCATCGAGCACGCCGTCAGCGCCGTGTACGACATTCCGCACGGCGGCGGCCTGGCGATCATCTTCCCGAAATGGATGCGCTACGTCTATCGCGAAAACGTCGCCCGCTTCGTCCGCTTCGCCGTGGAGGTGTGGAATGTCGATCCCGCCGGCAAAACAGACGAGGAAGTGGCGTTAGAAGGAATTGCGGCAACAGAAGCGTTCTTTGCCCGCATCGGAGCGCCGACCCGTTTGGCGGACTACGAAATTACAGACGAGCATTTGGAGCTGATGGCGGAAAAAGCGACGCCGTTTGGTCCGATTGGTCAGTTCAAAACATTGACCAAAGAAGATGTCCGCGAAATTTTGCGCATGGCTTTGTAA
- the ftsE gene encoding cell division ATP-binding protein FtsE: MIEMFDVWKTYPNGTNALKGINIRIEKGEFVYVVGPSGAGKSTFIKLMYREEKPTKGQIFLGGFNVSRIKERQIPLVRRSIGVVFQDFKLLPTLTVFENVAFAMEVIESNPKQIKPRVMDVLGLVKLKHKAKMLPSELSGGEQQRVALARALVNNPGIIIADEPTGNLDPETSWEIMKLFEEINQRGTTVVMATHNREIVNTMRKRVIAIEAGQIARDEQRGDYGYED; this comes from the coding sequence TTGATCGAGATGTTTGATGTTTGGAAAACGTACCCGAATGGCACGAATGCTTTGAAGGGTATCAACATTCGGATTGAAAAAGGCGAATTTGTGTATGTGGTTGGGCCGAGCGGCGCGGGAAAATCCACGTTCATTAAGCTCATGTACCGCGAAGAGAAACCGACCAAGGGCCAAATTTTTCTCGGCGGATTCAACGTCAGCCGGATCAAGGAACGGCAAATTCCGCTCGTTCGCCGCAGCATCGGGGTTGTCTTCCAGGATTTCAAACTGTTGCCGACACTCACTGTATTCGAAAATGTCGCATTTGCGATGGAGGTAATCGAGAGCAACCCGAAGCAGATCAAGCCGCGCGTCATGGACGTGCTGGGATTGGTCAAATTGAAGCACAAGGCGAAAATGCTGCCAAGCGAGCTGTCTGGTGGCGAGCAGCAACGGGTGGCACTCGCGCGGGCGCTGGTGAACAACCCGGGCATTATTATCGCGGACGAGCCGACGGGTAACCTCGACCCGGAGACGTCCTGGGAGATCATGAAGCTGTTTGAGGAAATCAACCAGCGCGGCACGACGGTCGTCATGGCGACGCACAACCGGGAGATTGTCAACACGATGAGAAAGCGGGTCATTGCCATCGAGGCAGGACAGATCGCCCGTGATGAGCAGAGAGGGGATTACGGTTATGAAGATTAG
- a CDS encoding aspartyl-phosphate phosphatase Spo0E family protein yields the protein MVIIGAIRCEKDVPSPRQVKGTSVGGTVSAPISKCITLSLEQKGGDFQEADDLLKTVEHLREQLVRLFLEKDDFLHDEVVSLSQQLDTYLLQIQIKMMQKL from the coding sequence GTGGTGATCATAGGAGCTATAAGGTGTGAGAAGGACGTTCCATCCCCTCGCCAGGTCAAAGGAACGTCCGTAGGAGGAACAGTTTCAGCTCCTATAAGTAAATGTATCACGCTATCTTTAGAGCAGAAAGGGGGAGATTTCCAGGAAGCAGACGATTTACTCAAAACTGTAGAACACTTACGCGAGCAGCTAGTTCGACTTTTTTTGGAAAAGGATGATTTTTTGCACGATGAGGTTGTGTCGCTAAGTCAGCAGTTGGATACATACCTCTTGCAAATTCAGATCAAAATGATGCAAAAATTATAG
- a CDS encoding murein hydrolase activator EnvC family protein codes for MRKRILYTLLITGLLAGSAIPTNVSWAASKASLDKINRELKEIQQKKKQQQQQLKQTEQQISVVQKEQQDLQTQLMTIDLRRNEAQNKLDKLEKQMNETKEKAAEAQDQLDEAKDRVAKRETLLKTRVKSMYERGNVSYLDVLLGSSDFGDFLTRMEGLQLILEQDTRILEDNIRDKETIETKKKEIEHQLTVYAGMLDEAEALKAELDKQYKQSLVVKAELKKKEAALEEDLEQYGQQLIEITRQEAAKYAERVRAMSASSTGYKGGKLGLPIADGQFRFSSGFGMRSDPFTGRSAGHNGVDMAAHKGTPILAAADGVVIFAGYSNGFGNTVMIKHSAEITTLYGHIREGGIKVSVGQSVSRGQKIAEVGSTGRSTGNHLHFTVYKNDVAVNPMPYLK; via the coding sequence ATGAGAAAGAGGATCCTATACACACTCTTAATCACCGGCCTCTTGGCTGGTTCTGCGATCCCGACTAACGTGAGCTGGGCAGCCAGCAAAGCATCTTTGGACAAGATCAATCGCGAGTTGAAGGAAATACAGCAAAAGAAGAAACAACAGCAGCAACAATTGAAGCAAACCGAGCAGCAGATCAGTGTCGTGCAAAAGGAACAGCAAGATTTGCAGACGCAACTGATGACGATCGACCTGCGCCGCAACGAGGCGCAAAACAAGCTGGACAAGCTCGAAAAGCAAATGAATGAAACAAAGGAAAAAGCTGCCGAGGCGCAAGATCAACTGGACGAGGCGAAGGATCGGGTAGCGAAGCGGGAAACGCTGCTGAAAACCCGGGTAAAATCCATGTATGAACGGGGAAATGTCTCGTACCTGGACGTGCTGCTCGGATCGTCCGACTTTGGCGATTTTCTGACCCGCATGGAGGGTTTGCAGTTGATCCTTGAGCAGGATACGCGTATCCTAGAAGACAATATTCGCGACAAAGAAACGATCGAGACGAAGAAGAAAGAAATCGAGCATCAACTGACCGTTTACGCGGGAATGCTCGACGAGGCGGAAGCGCTCAAGGCTGAGCTGGACAAGCAGTACAAGCAAAGTCTCGTGGTCAAGGCCGAACTGAAGAAAAAAGAGGCCGCACTGGAAGAAGACCTGGAGCAGTACGGACAGCAACTGATCGAAATCACACGTCAGGAAGCCGCCAAATATGCGGAGCGTGTGCGCGCGATGAGCGCGTCCAGCACAGGGTACAAGGGCGGCAAGCTCGGTTTGCCGATCGCGGACGGACAGTTTCGCTTCAGTTCAGGCTTCGGGATGCGGTCAGACCCGTTTACAGGCCGTTCTGCTGGGCATAATGGTGTAGACATGGCAGCACACAAAGGAACGCCGATCTTGGCTGCGGCTGACGGGGTCGTCATTTTCGCAGGGTATTCCAACGGCTTCGGGAATACGGTAATGATTAAACACAGTGCGGAGATCACCACGCTCTACGGACACATTCGCGAGGGTGGCATCAAGGTTTCTGTGGGACAATCCGTATCGAGAGGCCAAAAAATCGCCGAAGTAGGCTCTACTGGCCGCTCTACCGGAAATCACCTTCATTTTACCGTCTACAAAAACGACGTTGCCGTCAACCCTATGCCGTACCTGAAATAG
- a CDS encoding argininosuccinate synthase, which produces MAKDKIVLAYSGGLDTSVAIKWLQDTYNFDVIAVALDVGEGKDLDFVQKKALQVGALKSIVVDAKEAFAEEFVLPALKANAMYEGKYPLVSALSRYLISRVLVEIAEKEGAVAVAHGCTGKGNDQVRFDVSFTALNPNLKIVAPVREWGWTRDEEIEYAKKNNIPIPIDLDNPYSIDQNLWGRSCECGVLEDPWAAPPEGAYDLTKSIADAPDEAEEIEITFVQGKPTALNGEELPLSELILKLNKIAGNHGVGRIDHVENRLVGIKSREVYETPAATTLILAHRELEFLTQPREVAQFKPIIEQKMSQVIYEGLWYSPIRNAIQAFIEETQKHVTGVVRVKLHKGHAIVVGRKSASSLYSHELATYNAGDQFDHKAALGFIKLWGLPTKVYAEVNEGVLHENKNTAIKILDEKDAITQ; this is translated from the coding sequence ATGGCAAAAGATAAAATTGTGTTGGCCTATTCTGGCGGTTTAGATACATCGGTAGCAATTAAATGGTTGCAAGACACCTACAATTTCGACGTAATCGCAGTTGCGCTCGATGTAGGCGAAGGGAAAGACCTGGATTTCGTCCAGAAAAAAGCGTTGCAAGTAGGCGCGCTCAAATCGATCGTCGTCGATGCCAAGGAAGCTTTTGCAGAAGAATTCGTTCTGCCGGCCCTGAAAGCAAACGCGATGTACGAAGGCAAATACCCGCTCGTATCGGCTTTGTCGCGTTACCTGATTTCCCGCGTGCTGGTTGAGATCGCGGAAAAAGAAGGCGCGGTAGCGGTAGCGCACGGTTGCACAGGAAAAGGAAACGACCAGGTGCGCTTCGACGTGTCCTTCACAGCGCTCAATCCGAACCTGAAAATCGTAGCGCCTGTTCGCGAATGGGGCTGGACTCGCGACGAAGAGATCGAGTATGCGAAAAAGAACAATATCCCGATCCCGATTGATCTGGACAACCCATACAGCATTGACCAAAACCTGTGGGGCAGAAGCTGCGAGTGCGGCGTTCTGGAAGATCCGTGGGCAGCGCCGCCAGAAGGCGCGTACGATCTGACGAAGTCGATTGCAGATGCGCCGGACGAAGCAGAAGAAATCGAAATCACGTTTGTCCAAGGCAAGCCGACTGCCCTGAACGGCGAAGAGCTGCCTTTGTCCGAGCTGATTTTGAAGCTGAACAAAATCGCTGGAAACCACGGCGTAGGCCGCATTGACCACGTGGAAAACCGCCTGGTGGGGATCAAATCCCGTGAAGTGTACGAGACGCCTGCTGCCACAACCCTGATTCTGGCGCACCGCGAGCTGGAATTTTTGACACAGCCTCGTGAGGTAGCGCAGTTCAAGCCGATCATCGAGCAAAAAATGTCCCAGGTGATCTACGAAGGTCTGTGGTACTCGCCAATTCGCAACGCGATTCAGGCGTTCATCGAAGAGACGCAAAAACACGTGACTGGCGTCGTGCGCGTGAAGCTGCACAAAGGCCATGCAATCGTAGTGGGCCGCAAGTCCGCATCTTCGCTCTACAGCCATGAGCTGGCGACTTACAACGCTGGCGACCAGTTCGACCATAAAGCAGCGCTCGGCTTCATCAAGCTGTGGGGCTTGCCAACAAAAGTGTACGCAGAAGTGAACGAAGGCGTACTGCATGAGAACAAAAACACCGCGATCAAGATTTTGGATGAAAAGGATGCGATCACGCAATGA
- a CDS encoding transposase: MNGKKSYNNKQIEMFLDLELYIPAHHVARVIEAIPGKLLLAHYAHYTRGGRSSYHPKMMLKVILYEYLKKLPRCWRRS, translated from the coding sequence TTGAATGGTAAAAAATCTTACAACAACAAGCAAATCGAAATGTTCCTGGATTTGGAACTGTATATCCCGGCCCATCATGTGGCGCGTGTGATTGAGGCCATTCCAGGCAAGCTGTTGCTTGCCCATTATGCCCATTATACAAGAGGAGGTCGCAGTTCCTATCATCCGAAAATGATGCTGAAAGTCATTCTTTATGAATATTTGAAAAAGCTGCCACGCTGTTGGAGGAGAAGTTAG
- a CDS encoding helix-turn-helix domain-containing protein → MELQKTMQRSLRSEIQKRLKENGYTLSKLSELSGIGTGHLSEMLNSSPSRAITVNQLDAMATAFGHAPGWLYELYPEECLSEGKISRPRLVPYLVRCAEIGRKDCIKAVVSNLLENPKNISILFSVAEQLFQSGKQKESVFFYELVIDNEKDSYSDQFVMSQYRLFRAVQGTNTEENWKAVIRFDSYWKRLPENVQLDALLQLANVCFMMYRWKDVEKYADELRNLATIVYENELLRRTSPKANDLLKTERHLVVYYGQGFLLKAAALKKQRLYEEAKQYIQGYADLGWFEILDETGQQEVEKFRVWAKINSYTLDMMLGNYEILPECITFLEDHPGEIFPALVTIMECANKYGFCIDEVLERFSEYTSYTEDDLNGLSASRHFRFRYQKAIYELQRERFNIGINETLRSLALADKMNHYQDFKQCVSLFEEHRHHASNSQIIAYNKIIEGGTQTNESSVTLVSSSFGIL, encoded by the coding sequence ATGGAGTTACAAAAGACAATGCAGCGGTCGTTGCGGTCTGAGATTCAAAAAAGATTGAAAGAGAACGGATATACACTTAGCAAACTCAGTGAATTGAGCGGTATTGGCACGGGACATTTGAGTGAGATGCTAAATAGCAGTCCGTCGCGTGCCATTACGGTGAACCAGTTGGATGCTATGGCCACGGCTTTTGGACATGCTCCTGGATGGCTGTATGAATTGTATCCGGAAGAGTGTTTATCCGAGGGTAAAATTTCACGTCCGCGATTAGTACCGTATTTGGTTCGGTGTGCAGAGATCGGGCGGAAGGATTGTATTAAAGCGGTTGTTTCTAACCTGCTAGAGAATCCCAAAAACATTTCGATTCTCTTTTCTGTGGCAGAACAGTTATTTCAGAGCGGCAAACAGAAGGAGTCAGTGTTTTTTTATGAGTTGGTCATTGATAACGAGAAAGATAGTTATTCCGACCAATTTGTGATGAGTCAATACCGATTATTTCGGGCGGTGCAAGGAACAAATACTGAAGAAAACTGGAAAGCTGTTATCCGTTTTGATTCGTATTGGAAACGGCTTCCCGAGAATGTCCAATTGGATGCGCTGTTACAGTTGGCAAACGTATGTTTTATGATGTACAGGTGGAAAGATGTCGAGAAATATGCTGATGAGTTACGGAATTTAGCCACGATAGTCTACGAAAACGAATTGCTTAGACGGACAAGCCCTAAAGCTAATGATTTACTCAAAACGGAACGTCATTTAGTTGTGTACTATGGGCAAGGATTTCTTCTCAAGGCGGCAGCATTGAAAAAACAACGGCTGTATGAAGAGGCTAAGCAGTATATACAAGGTTATGCTGATTTAGGATGGTTTGAAATTCTCGATGAAACGGGGCAACAAGAGGTAGAAAAGTTTCGAGTTTGGGCAAAAATTAATTCGTATACCCTTGATATGATGCTGGGCAATTACGAAATTTTACCTGAATGTATAACCTTCCTTGAGGATCATCCAGGAGAAATATTTCCTGCATTAGTAACGATCATGGAATGTGCAAACAAATACGGATTTTGTATTGATGAGGTATTAGAGCGTTTTTCAGAATATACTAGCTACACGGAAGATGACCTTAACGGACTAAGTGCTAGCCGACATTTCCGTTTTCGCTATCAGAAAGCTATTTATGAACTCCAAAGAGAGCGATTTAATATCGGGATTAACGAAACTTTACGTAGTCTTGCTTTAGCTGATAAAATGAATCATTACCAAGACTTTAAACAATGTGTTTCCCTGTTTGAGGAACATAGGCACCATGCATCAAATAGCCAGATAATTGCCTATAATAAAATTATAGAGGGAGGGACACAAACAAATGAAAGCAGCGTTACTCTCGTTAGCTCTAGTTTTGGGATTTTGTAG